The Bacillus zhangzhouensis region CAGGGTAAAGGTCTTTCCTTCTCCATTATTTACTCTGCTCGGTTTTGAAGAATCGTTTGAATTTTTGTCACCATTAAGTCGATTGCCACATGGTTTTGGCCGCCTTCTGGGATGATGATATCGGCGTATCGCTTTGTCGGTTCAATGAATTGATTATGCATCGGTCTGACAACAGATACATATTGTTCAATCACAGAGTCAATCGACCGGCCTCTTTCCTTCGTATCGCGTAAAATGCGGCGAATGATGCGAAGGTCTGCATCTGTATCAACATACAGTTTAATATCCATTAAGTCTCTCAAACGTTCGTCTTCGAGTGCAAAAATGCCTTCAACAATGATGACATCCTTCGGCTCAACATGAACAGTCTTTTCTGAACGTGTGTTTAGTTTAAAATCATAGATTGGTTTTTCAATGGACTCGTACCTTAGGAGCTGTTCCAAATGCTCAAACATCAGGTCATTGTCGAATGCAAGCGGATGATCATAGTTCGTCAGCAGGCGCTCTTCAAATGGCATATGACTTTGATTTTTGTAATATAAATCTTGCTGAAGCATGAGGATGGAATGTCCTTTAAATTTTTCATAGATCGAATTGGTGACGCTCGTTTTACCTGAACCCGAGCCGCCAGCAATACCAATCACAACTGGTTTACTCCTCATGTGGCTGTTATTTCCCCTTTCTCATCATGTTGCTAGGGTATACTTTTTGATCAAGCTTAAATTTGACGATTTGCAGCGGGTGACGAGCGGCATCTAGTTCATTTCCTTTTTCATCCCAAATCGTCTCAATTTTGCATGTGAAATTCTCAATTTCTGGTCCGAAGAATTCGACTTCATCGCCTGTTTTAAAGAAGTTACGCTGCTGCAATGTCACGATTTGTTCTTTTTCATCATAATGAAGAACAAGACCTGCGAAATCAAAAGTCGTTTTCTTTCCATGAATGCCAAACATTTGTTCATCCGTTCCTGGTACGCCTTCGAAAAAGGCTGGTGCTGTGTCACGGTTTGCGCATTTATCTAATTCATCTAACCATTCCTGCTGAATGACAAAATTGTCTGGATCAGCACAATACGCATCAATGACTTTACGATACACACTCACGACAGTGGCTACATAATGAATGGATTTCATCCGTCCTTCGATTTTTAAGCTGTCAATTCCCATTTCAATCATTTGAGGAATGGATTCAACAAGCTTCAAATCTTTTGGACTCATTGCAAATGGCGCATCTTCTTCACCAAATAACGGCGCTTCCTCAGAACCTTCCAGTTTATAAAGATCATAGTCCCAGCGGCAGGACTGGCAGCAGCCTCCGCGGTTAGAATCTCTTGCCGTCATATGGTTACTGAGCACGCAGCGGCCAGAGTATGCGATACACATCGCACCGTGAATGAATGTTTCGATTTCAATATCGACCTTTTCTTTCATCTCTCTAATTTCTAACGCACTTGTTTCACGTGCAAGCACCACACGTTCAAGTCCTTCTTCCTTCCAAAATTGAACAGCTTTCCAATTTGAAAGAGATTGCTGTGTGCTTAAATGGATTTCAAGCTTTGGTGCAACACGTTTACATGTTTCAATGATCAGTGGATCAGCTACGATAATGCCTGCTACTCCAGCGTCTTCAATCCCTTGAAGGTATTCCTCCAGTCCGTCCATGTTTTCGTTGTGGGCAAAGATATTTGTTGTCACATAAATGCGTGCGCCATATTTGTTTGCAAATGCAACGCCTTCTGCCATTTCTTCGATTGAAAAGTTATCTGCATTTGAGCGAAGCCCAAATTCTTTCCCACCAATAAAAACAGCATCAGCTCCGTAATGTACAGCAATTTTCAGTTTTTCCAAGTTTCCTGCGGGTGCAAGCAGTTCTGGTTTTTTTGTAATGACACGTTTCCCATCAATCATTTCAGAAATACCATCTTTCAATAATGCCATTTCCTCTGCCTCCTCTTATCTTAATAAACCGTTTCTTTAAAGAAGAATCCTGTATCAATCGAACGATTCACTGGCTGAATCTCTTCAATCCGCTTCACCCAGTCCTCTTTCTGATCTTCATACGCGTCTTTGTCAGTCGTTAGTAAATCAATTGCTTTTCTATAAAGTGATGTCACCTCTGTCATATAAGAAAGTGACTTTAAAATTCCGTCAATTTTAAATGAGTCAATGCCTGCGTTAACAAACTCTTCTAATTCGTCAATCATACACACATCATTTGGACTCATAATATGTGTACCGTTTGCATCCTCGAAAATAGGGTATTTGTTTTGACGCTCTTGGTCGTGCAGAAATAGCCCTTCCTCCATATTTCTGCCTTCGACGTCCATTTGTTTGCCCTGATATTCAAAGTAGTTGCCGATGAGCGTACGTTTCGATTGAAACATACATGTCATGCCATGCACTTGAATTTCAATCTCCACCTCAGCATTTTCTTTGATGTCGATCACACTGTCCATATTCAGCTCTTTTGCAAGAACAGCACGCGATGCGCCTTTTCTGCCCCAATAGTTACAAGAGTAATAGTTTGTCCCAGTCGTTTCTGTACTCCAGTGAAGATTCAGGTTCACCCCTGTTTCCTTTGCAGCCATGATCACGGCTGGGTCTCCAAAGACGACGCCGTCGACGCTGAATGAATCAAGAAAAGTTAAATAATCTCCAAGCAGCTGCACACGGTCATTATGAAAAATCGCATTCATCGCCACATACACTTTTTTGTGATGGGCATGTGCAAGCTTAACCGTTTGTTTCACATCTTCTCTTGAAAACTCACCTGCAAGACGAATACCGTATGTTTGTTCGCCTATTAAGAATGCATCAGCTCCTGCCTCAATTAATGGCAGTACGTCTGACACGCTGCTTGGTGTCACAAGCAATTCTGGTTTCTTCATGATTGGTCACCTCTTTTTGTACTAATGGCGATCCCGTCCCCAACTGGAATAATGCACGTTTGGAAAGCAGGGTTTGACATAAGCCATTGATTGTATCGATCAATTTTTCCAATTAATTGTTTTTTTCGTTTATCTTCAATTTCTTCTTCATAATTCGTTGCCACTAAGCCTTTGAATAATACATTGTCTGTGATAATCATTCCGTCATGAGCGAGCATCGGTTCAAACAGTTCAAAAAAACGCTTGTACTGCCCTTTTGCGGCATCAATAAAAATCATATCATAGGGCGCCATCGTTTGAACCGTTTCAGCCAATTCCATCGCATCACCAAAAAAAACGTGTATTCTTTCTTTTAACTTTAATTCCTCAATGTTCCGTGTTGCTTCTTCATAGCGCTTTGCATTTCGCTCAATCGTATAAATCTCAGCATCTGGCAGAGCTGTTGCCATACGAATGGCGGAATAGCCAATCGCTGTCCCAACCTCAAGAATTTTCTTCGGCTTTTTCATCGAAAGAAGCTGCAGCAAAAGCTCGATGCTCACCTTTTCCATAATTGGCACATGATGCTCTTTTGCATATATCTCTAATTGAGCAATTGCATCAGGACTTGGGTGAATTAAATGTTCAATATAATCATTTATTCGATCATCTTCGATAGTCATTTTCTGTCTAGCTCCTTCATGACCTGAAAAAGAAGAGTCCTGCCTATTGCAGCTCTCTTTCTCGTCAATCTTTCGTTCATCTAAGTAAAAACAACCCGATATATTTTACCACAAAGAAGTGGTGATTGCGAACCTATAAAATAGAGATTCCAACGAAAAAAACTGCAGGCAATCTCGTATTGCTTGCAGTCTTTTTTGATTCACTTGTACGTTAATTACTGCCCGTGATGTATTTCGCTTTTGCTTTATTATGCTCATTTAACGTTTTCGTAAATACGACTTCTCCATTTTTCTTCGCTAGGAAGTAAACGTAATCCGTTTTCTCTGGATGCAGTGCGGCTTTCCAAGAGGATTCACCAGCATTTGCAATAGGTCCAGGCGGCAGGCCTTTGTTGTTATACGTGTTATAAGGTGATTTCACTTTTAAGTCTTTGTAATAAACACGGGATTTATGCTCACCAAGTGCATAAAGAACGGTTGGGTCAGTTTGAAGCGGCATGTCCTTTTTCAACCGGTTATAGAATACACTTGAGATTTTTGCCCGATCTGTCTTTTCCGTTGCTTCCATTTCAATCAGTGATGCCATCGTTAACACATCATGTGTGGACATGTTTCTTTTTTTCATGTCTTTTTCATACGTTTTCACGTATTGATCTGTTTGTTTAATCATCGCTTCAATGATCGTTTCGAGTGGTTCATCCTCACGATAAAATGGATACGTAGCAGGGAATAAATAACCCTCCAACGGATGTTTCACCTGTTTTCCATTCACCTGTGATGTCACAGTTTTCGGATACTTTTTCATTAGTGTTTGAATAAAAGCAGGATCATCCAGCTTCGCTTCTACTTCCTTCTCTGAAAAATTCGTCTGATTTGCGATAATGTCTGCAATATCAGACAGCTGACTCCCCTCTGGAATCACAAGCTGAAAGGCATAATCTGTCCCGCCAGATGTCAGCTTTTTAATCAGCGTATCCACGTCCATAGTTTGTTTTAAATGAAAGTATCCCGCTTTAAAGCCGGATGCATTTTTGTATTTTGCATAATAAGTGAAAATCTTGTCATTCGAAATGAGCCTATTTTCTTTTAAAATGCCCGCAATTTCACGGACAGATGTCCCATTTGGAATATGAATATTAATGGTTTGTTTACTTTTTTGATCGACCGGTCCGAGTGCTTTTTTCATATATAAAAAGCCTGATAATGCTGCAATGATGATGACAGCAAGGACAGATAGCAGGACGAACCCCATTTTTCTTTTGAAGAATGGTCGTTTCATTTGTTCTGAAAACATGCATGGCCCTCCTCACATCTAGCTTTTATAGTACATGATTCGACGGAGTTCGGCAATTCCTTGCTCATGCATGTCATGACAGAACTTGCCATAAAACGGCCAAACCAACGCCACCCCCGCTTCCAATAGCTGCCATGACATAGCTTCCATTCGGTAAGGCGTGCGCTTCATAAAATAATCTCACCATCATAGCAGCTCCTGACGCGCTGTACGGATGCCCAAGGCAAAGTGCACCGCCTCTTCTATTGATCCGGTCATATGGTATACCGAGCGTCCGGGCAATAAGTGCTGCTTTCAGCGCAAATGCTTCATTGATTTCAAATAGCGCCACTTCCTCTACCTTTATGTTCTCTTGATGTAAAAGTTTCTTGACCGCATCAATTGGTGAAGCAGCTGGAAAATGAGGGTGTATCGCCGTCACAGCACTTCCGACATACCGTAACATCGCCTTATATCCACCCGCTTCCGCTAACGCTCTTTCCATCACAGCCACGGCGGCTGCTCCGTCTGCTTCCTTACAGCTATTGGCAGCAGTCACAGTTCCTTTTCCCGGCAAAAATACAGGTTTTGCCCGCTTGATCAGTTTTGTCATCGGTCTTATTTTAGCGGCCGCTTCATCTATGCTCATACCGTCAATCGAAATGATTTCTTCTGAATATGTACCCTGTTTGAATGCGGCTAAACTTCTTTCCCAGCTTAAAAGGGCATAGTCATCTTGTTCTTTTCTCGTGACAGAAAATGCCGACGCGGTCAGCTCTGCTGCTTCTCCCATATGCGGGTCTCCTATCCACTCCGGTGAAAAGCGGGCTCTCTCTTTCATTGGTGATCTGGAAATGCTCTCAGTCCCGCCAGCGATAAACATCGAGCCCTCCCCCGATTGAACCATGACGCAAGCTGTTCTGATCGCTTCAAGACCCGAGGCACATTGCCTGTCAATTGTCATACCGGGAACGTGTAAAGGAAGCCCTGCTTCTAATGAGGACAGACGGGCCATATTTCCACCGCCTCCGGCGACATTGCCTAATATGACGTCATCAGGTGTCATGATCTGAGACAAATGCCGAATAAGGGGAGCGGCTAATTGCTCTGGGCGATAATTTTTCAGCATCCCATTTTTGTCACCGAAGGGTGTTCGTTTTGCTTGTACGATCACTGCTTGCATGACAATTGCTCCTCCGCCCATTTTTTCATGCTGGCACGGGCTATTTTTCCGCCGGATGTTTCAATCATTTGATCAATCACAAGCCATTTTTTTGGTACCTTGTAGGCTGCCAGCTTTTCTTTAACGGCTTGTCGAACTGCCTTTAATTGCCGCACTTGCTCCACAATGGCTACAGGTATTTCACCCCAATATGGGTCAGGAACGCCAGCCACAATTGCCCGCTTCACCTCTGGCTGTTCATTTAGAACGCGCTCAATTTCCTCTGGGAAAATATTCAGTCCCCCATAGACGATCATGCCATTCTCACGGCCGCTCATATACAGATAACCGTCTTCATCCAGCCATCCCATATCGTAAACTGTCAGCCACTCCTGCGGTGGTTTCTCCTCATGTAAATAGCCTGAAAAAGTCATTGGGCTCTTTACATAAATTCTCCCTGTTTCATTTGGCTGACAAACAGATTGATCTGGCTGCCTTACTTCTACTTGAATGGAGGAGAAAGGCCGTCCAACAGAAGCAGGTTTTTGCAGAAAGTCATTTGAAGACAAATAGGAGACAAAACTTAACTCTGATGTGCCATAAAAATCAAAAAAAGTGACATGCGGATAGTTGGTGACGAGCAGTTCTTTTGAAGAGATGCTCCAATCTGCTCCCGATGACATGACAAGAAGCGGTTGGCCTCCTCCAAAAGCATCGATTTGCAGTAACGCTTCTGTCATTGTTGGGACAGTATACATAACTGTGATATCACCTGTCCCTAAGGCTTTCTTCGCTTTTACTGGCACAAATTTTTCTAAAAGCATCACTGTGCCGCCAAAGTATAATGTACTGATGGCACCATATAAAAAGTGAGAGGATAAGAGTGTACCTAATATGAGCACATGATCTTGATGAGTGATTGCAAATGAAGCGGCGGTCATTCGAAAGCTCTCGATCCAAGACTTCTGACGCCTAATAAAGGCTTTCGGTGAGCCCGTTGATCCTGACGTAAATCCCATATAAAAGACAGGGTCCTTCTCTGTATCGCAGTGCTTATATGGACTATCTGAGAGAAGGCTTATTCTTTCCTTCCATTCAGATAAAGAAAGAAGCGGTATGTTTACGCTGCTTTGTTCAAATCTTTTCATATATCGATCCTCTATAATGGCGAGGTCCGCCTCACTTAGCAAGAGCTTTTCTACACACTCTTCATGACTCCATCTCGGATCAAGTGGAACGGCTGTCCACCCTGCACAAGCAGCGCCCGCAAATATTTGCAAGAAAGAAGCACCATTTGATAATAAAAAAGCGATTCGTTTTTGCAGATGAGCCGTTCCTTGTAACCACTGCGTCGATCTCTGCACACGTTCATACCAATTTTGATATGTAATACTTTCTTGCTCATCTATGATAGCAATCTGATCTGGTTTCATTTCTGCATGTATGGCATAGCTTTCCGTTATTCTGATCAAACTGCATGCCTCCCTTTATGCGTATCCCTTTTTCGATATGACATAGCCTGATAGATTTTGACCGTAAAAACAGCACACATTCCCGCTTTGATGAGATCACCTGGAAGATAAATGAAACTAAGGAAAGCAGCCTGAGAGACCTTAATATGCACCATCATGGCTTGAAAGGGAATGCCGCACATATATAAAATCACAATACTGCAAACCGCATAGATCACAAAAAGACGCATTGCGGTTACTTTTTTCAGCCGGTTCACCCATAGGCTGATCATGAAGGCAGCAGCTGGATAAGCAAGTAGAAAACCACTGCTTGGCCCAAAAAAGACCCCAATTCCGCCTCTCCCACCTGACAAAAGAGGTGCGCCTGCAGCCACAACCAAAAGAAAAAGACATAAACTAATCAGTGCTTGTTTTGGCTTTAACAGCCCCCCAGCAAGCAAAAGACCTGCGGTTTGCAATGTAATTGGTACAGGTGTAAATGTAAGTATAATCGGCGG contains the following coding sequences:
- a CDS encoding acyl-CoA synthetase, translating into MRITESYAIHAEMKPDQIAIIDEQESITYQNWYERVQRSTQWLQGTAHLQKRIAFLLSNGASFLQIFAGAACAGWTAVPLDPRWSHEECVEKLLLSEADLAIIEDRYMKRFEQSSVNIPLLSLSEWKERISLLSDSPYKHCDTEKDPVFYMGFTSGSTGSPKAFIRRQKSWIESFRMTAASFAITHQDHVLILGTLLSSHFLYGAISTLYFGGTVMLLEKFVPVKAKKALGTGDITVMYTVPTMTEALLQIDAFGGGQPLLVMSSGADWSISSKELLVTNYPHVTFFDFYGTSELSFVSYLSSNDFLQKPASVGRPFSSIQVEVRQPDQSVCQPNETGRIYVKSPMTFSGYLHEEKPPQEWLTVYDMGWLDEDGYLYMSGRENGMIVYGGLNIFPEEIERVLNEQPEVKRAIVAGVPDPYWGEIPVAIVEQVRQLKAVRQAVKEKLAAYKVPKKWLVIDQMIETSGGKIARASMKKWAEEQLSCKQ
- a CDS encoding O-methyltransferase, whose protein sequence is MTIEDDRINDYIEHLIHPSPDAIAQLEIYAKEHHVPIMEKVSIELLLQLLSMKKPKKILEVGTAIGYSAIRMATALPDAEIYTIERNAKRYEEATRNIEELKLKERIHVFFGDAMELAETVQTMAPYDMIFIDAAKGQYKRFFELFEPMLAHDGMIITDNVLFKGLVATNYEEEIEDKRKKQLIGKIDRYNQWLMSNPAFQTCIIPVGDGIAISTKRGDQS
- the mltG gene encoding endolytic transglycosylase MltG, with product MFSEQMKRPFFKRKMGFVLLSVLAVIIIAALSGFLYMKKALGPVDQKSKQTINIHIPNGTSVREIAGILKENRLISNDKIFTYYAKYKNASGFKAGYFHLKQTMDVDTLIKKLTSGGTDYAFQLVIPEGSQLSDIADIIANQTNFSEKEVEAKLDDPAFIQTLMKKYPKTVTSQVNGKQVKHPLEGYLFPATYPFYREDEPLETIIEAMIKQTDQYVKTYEKDMKKRNMSTHDVLTMASLIEMEATEKTDRAKISSVFYNRLKKDMPLQTDPTVLYALGEHKSRVYYKDLKVKSPYNTYNNKGLPPGPIANAGESSWKAALHPEKTDYVYFLAKKNGEVVFTKTLNEHNKAKAKYITGSN
- a CDS encoding U32 family peptidase, producing MKKPELLVTPSSVSDVLPLIEAGADAFLIGEQTYGIRLAGEFSREDVKQTVKLAHAHHKKVYVAMNAIFHNDRVQLLGDYLTFLDSFSVDGVVFGDPAVIMAAKETGVNLNLHWSTETTGTNYYSCNYWGRKGASRAVLAKELNMDSVIDIKENAEVEIEIQVHGMTCMFQSKRTLIGNYFEYQGKQMDVEGRNMEEGLFLHDQERQNKYPIFEDANGTHIMSPNDVCMIDELEEFVNAGIDSFKIDGILKSLSYMTEVTSLYRKAIDLLTTDKDAYEDQKEDWVKRIEEIQPVNRSIDTGFFFKETVY
- a CDS encoding biotin transporter BioY, with amino-acid sequence MKIQVMMQIALMTAVIGILGLIPPIILTFTPVPITLQTAGLLLAGGLLKPKQALISLCLFLLVVAAGAPLLSGGRGGIGVFFGPSSGFLLAYPAAAFMISLWVNRLKKVTAMRLFVIYAVCSIVILYMCGIPFQAMMVHIKVSQAAFLSFIYLPGDLIKAGMCAVFTVKIYQAMSYRKRDTHKGRHAV
- the udk gene encoding uridine kinase, translating into MRSKPVVIGIAGGSGSGKTSVTNSIYEKFKGHSILMLQQDLYYKNQSHMPFEERLLTNYDHPLAFDNDLMFEHLEQLLRYESIEKPIYDFKLNTRSEKTVHVEPKDVIIVEGIFALEDERLRDLMDIKLYVDTDADLRIIRRILRDTKERGRSIDSVIEQYVSVVRPMHNQFIEPTKRYADIIIPEGGQNHVAIDLMVTKIQTILQNRAE
- a CDS encoding acetyl-CoA C-acyltransferase, yielding MQAVIVQAKRTPFGDKNGMLKNYRPEQLAAPLIRHLSQIMTPDDVILGNVAGGGGNMARLSSLEAGLPLHVPGMTIDRQCASGLEAIRTACVMVQSGEGSMFIAGGTESISRSPMKERARFSPEWIGDPHMGEAAELTASAFSVTRKEQDDYALLSWERSLAAFKQGTYSEEIISIDGMSIDEAAAKIRPMTKLIKRAKPVFLPGKGTVTAANSCKEADGAAAVAVMERALAEAGGYKAMLRYVGSAVTAIHPHFPAASPIDAVKKLLHQENIKVEEVALFEINEAFALKAALIARTLGIPYDRINRRGGALCLGHPYSASGAAMMVRLFYEAHALPNGSYVMAAIGSGGGVGLAVLWQVLS
- a CDS encoding U32 family peptidase; this encodes MALLKDGISEMIDGKRVITKKPELLAPAGNLEKLKIAVHYGADAVFIGGKEFGLRSNADNFSIEEMAEGVAFANKYGARIYVTTNIFAHNENMDGLEEYLQGIEDAGVAGIIVADPLIIETCKRVAPKLEIHLSTQQSLSNWKAVQFWKEEGLERVVLARETSALEIREMKEKVDIEIETFIHGAMCIAYSGRCVLSNHMTARDSNRGGCCQSCRWDYDLYKLEGSEEAPLFGEEDAPFAMSPKDLKLVESIPQMIEMGIDSLKIEGRMKSIHYVATVVSVYRKVIDAYCADPDNFVIQQEWLDELDKCANRDTAPAFFEGVPGTDEQMFGIHGKKTTFDFAGLVLHYDEKEQIVTLQQRNFFKTGDEVEFFGPEIENFTCKIETIWDEKGNELDAARHPLQIVKFKLDQKVYPSNMMRKGK